The following are from one region of the Actinomyces sp. oral taxon 897 genome:
- a CDS encoding ABC transporter substrate-binding protein — MTRTPWTLARRSFLLGAGLTALAACSSPAGVGGADTGSTGVTGGRTGKELLLYLSAGHDYQPYLDVIRRFETDKGVKVTVQTFQWSDLQQKLTADFLSGDTADLVEEPGGFWATRFGADGNIMSLNGFLEQEPGFLDDFVPAGVQVRQAGGATYAVPLHVTMGGLVFANQDMLQAAGVQVPTTWEEFRAAARAIVAGRPVRAVLTTPVRPSPQAR, encoded by the coding sequence ATGACGCGTACCCCCTGGACCTTGGCCCGTCGTTCCTTCCTGCTCGGCGCAGGCCTGACCGCCCTGGCGGCCTGCAGCTCGCCCGCCGGGGTCGGTGGGGCCGACACCGGCTCCACCGGTGTCACCGGTGGGCGCACCGGCAAGGAGCTCCTCCTCTACCTCTCCGCCGGGCACGACTACCAGCCCTACCTCGACGTGATCAGGAGGTTCGAGACCGACAAGGGCGTGAAGGTCACCGTCCAGACCTTCCAGTGGAGCGACCTCCAGCAGAAGCTGACCGCCGACTTCCTCTCCGGGGACACCGCCGACCTGGTGGAGGAGCCGGGCGGCTTCTGGGCCACCCGGTTCGGCGCGGACGGCAACATTATGTCCCTCAACGGCTTCCTGGAGCAGGAGCCGGGGTTCCTCGACGACTTCGTCCCCGCCGGGGTCCAGGTGCGCCAGGCCGGTGGCGCCACCTACGCCGTCCCCCTGCACGTGACCATGGGCGGCCTGGTCTTCGCCAACCAGGACATGCTCCAGGCCGCCGGCGTGCAGGTGCCCACCACCTGGGAGGAGTTCCGCGCCGCCGCCCGGGCCATTGTGGCGGGGCGTCCGGTCCGTGCGGTCCTGACCACCCCCGTGCGACCCAGCCCCCAGGCGCGCTGA
- a CDS encoding LacI family DNA-binding transcriptional regulator, whose product MPARRVQLADVAARSGVSVSTASYVLSGKDGARRFNEGTRRRVVEAARDLGYVRNRSARSLRQGRTRTVALFYEAPMDRFVERYQLQAVRTLRERGYLLVAIAVVDGEVDTVVEAIRSGMCDGALVACSERTGLRLVAAQPTPPLPVLLLGATAPCPGYDVVMTGEPQAVEEALACLWDAGARHVLFAGQHRQEEQVRSDLRWQAYVRFMGAHGKEPGLLMTCAPDIACAYQQAVAVLREARDRDALPDAVYCAADRTAIGVVLAAQHLGIPVPARMSVLGTGNSQDAEYLDPPLSTIGMTQASIAAVLEHFWSRLSDDSTQASAITERWRLVPRGTTPAVGL is encoded by the coding sequence ATGCCAGCCAGGAGGGTCCAGCTCGCCGACGTCGCCGCACGCAGCGGCGTCTCGGTGTCGACCGCCTCCTACGTCCTGAGCGGCAAGGACGGGGCCCGCCGCTTCAACGAGGGCACCCGCAGGCGCGTCGTGGAGGCGGCGCGTGACCTGGGCTACGTGCGCAACCGGTCGGCCCGGTCCCTGAGGCAGGGGCGCACCCGGACCGTGGCGCTCTTCTACGAGGCGCCCATGGACCGCTTCGTGGAGCGCTACCAGCTCCAGGCGGTGCGCACCCTGCGGGAGCGCGGCTACCTGCTGGTGGCGATCGCCGTGGTGGACGGCGAGGTGGACACCGTTGTCGAGGCGATCCGCTCCGGGATGTGCGACGGGGCGCTCGTGGCCTGCTCGGAGCGGACCGGGCTGCGCCTGGTCGCCGCCCAGCCGACGCCGCCGCTGCCCGTCCTGCTCCTGGGGGCCACCGCCCCCTGCCCGGGCTACGACGTGGTGATGACCGGGGAGCCCCAGGCCGTGGAGGAGGCCCTGGCCTGCCTGTGGGACGCCGGGGCCCGCCACGTCCTCTTCGCCGGCCAGCACCGCCAGGAGGAGCAGGTGCGCTCGGACCTGCGCTGGCAGGCCTACGTGCGGTTCATGGGGGCGCACGGCAAGGAGCCGGGGCTGCTCATGACCTGCGCGCCGGACATCGCCTGCGCCTACCAGCAGGCGGTCGCCGTGCTGCGGGAGGCCAGGGACCGGGACGCGCTGCCGGACGCCGTCTACTGCGCCGCGGACCGCACCGCCATCGGCGTCGTGCTCGCCGCCCAGCACCTGGGCATCCCGGTCCCCGCCCGGATGTCCGTCCTGGGCACCGGCAACTCCCAGGACGCCGAGTACCTCGACCCGCCGCTGAGCACGATCGGTATGACGCAGGCCTCTATCGCCGCCGTGCTGGAGCACTTCTGGAGCCGCCTGAGCGACGACTCCACCCAGGCGTCCGCCATCACCGAGCGATGGCGGCTGGTCCCCCGCGGGACGACACCCGCGGTGGGGCTCTGA
- the cydD gene encoding thiol reductant ABC exporter subunit CydD — translation MKPLDPRLMRYARAARRYIVTTAVTGTLTAGLLVAQAYLVSRAVSPVVTHPTAPGAVATLATCLAAVVVARAVVLLVQETLAHRAARDTVAQLRRRVLEHAAALGPRWQATHAATTSTLLTRGLDDIEPYLTRYLPQLLMSATVTPAVALVMLTQDLASTVAVVLTIPLIPVFMVLIGRLTQQHSRDRLAAMERLGAQVLDLIAGLPTLKALGREQGPAARVEQLGRAYNRTTMSTLRVAFLSGAVLEFLTTLSVAVVAVEVGFRLVYGDLDLATGLLVLMVAPEVYQPLRQVGFQFHASAGGTAAAQAVFEILQVPLPETGTGPCPDLATATIELDGVAVAARGSWAPAPLSATIRPGRLTALAGPSGAGKTTTSQVVLGLLHPDRGRVLVGGADGDLTDLAGIEPSAWWEQVTWVPQRPVLSPGTVLDNVMGPEAAGRAGGQAPPEVVSAARATGLAEVLAALPDGWLTRIGQGGVGLSVGQRQRLALTRALASTTPLVVLDEPTAHLDAASEAHVLEAVRALMGAGRTVLVIAHRPALLALAQDVITVRSEPDSALAGVQDAPAAGGRPAAGAPDAPTAPGAGPKPPGGRTPTGPATTTSAHAAAEGAR, via the coding sequence GTGAAGCCTCTGGATCCCCGCCTCATGCGGTACGCCCGCGCGGCGCGCCGCTACATTGTGACGACGGCGGTCACCGGGACCCTCACCGCCGGCCTCCTCGTGGCGCAGGCCTACCTCGTCTCCCGCGCCGTCTCGCCGGTGGTCACCCACCCCACCGCGCCGGGGGCCGTCGCCACGCTCGCCACCTGCCTGGCGGCGGTCGTGGTGGCGCGCGCCGTCGTCCTGCTGGTCCAGGAGACCCTGGCCCACCGCGCCGCCCGGGACACCGTCGCCCAGCTGCGCCGTCGGGTCCTGGAGCACGCCGCCGCCCTGGGGCCGCGCTGGCAGGCCACCCACGCCGCCACCACCTCCACGCTGCTGACCCGGGGCCTGGACGACATCGAGCCCTACCTCACCCGCTACCTGCCCCAGCTGCTCATGTCCGCCACGGTGACCCCCGCCGTCGCCCTGGTCATGCTCACCCAGGACCTCGCCTCCACCGTGGCGGTGGTCCTGACCATCCCCCTCATCCCGGTCTTCATGGTCCTCATCGGACGCCTGACCCAGCAGCACTCCCGGGACCGCCTGGCGGCCATGGAGCGGCTCGGCGCCCAGGTGCTGGACCTCATCGCCGGCCTACCCACCCTCAAGGCGCTGGGCCGCGAGCAGGGGCCGGCCGCGCGGGTGGAGCAGCTGGGGCGCGCCTACAACCGCACCACCATGTCCACCCTGCGCGTGGCCTTCCTGTCCGGGGCCGTCCTGGAGTTCCTCACCACCCTGAGCGTGGCCGTCGTGGCCGTGGAGGTCGGCTTCCGCCTCGTGTACGGCGACCTGGACCTGGCCACCGGCCTCCTGGTGCTCATGGTGGCGCCCGAGGTCTACCAGCCCCTGCGGCAGGTCGGCTTCCAGTTCCACGCCTCCGCGGGCGGCACCGCCGCCGCCCAGGCCGTCTTCGAGATCCTGCAGGTCCCCCTGCCCGAGACCGGGACGGGCCCCTGCCCCGACCTGGCCACCGCCACCATCGAGCTCGACGGCGTCGCCGTGGCCGCCCGCGGCTCCTGGGCCCCGGCACCGCTGAGCGCCACCATCCGGCCCGGGCGGCTGACGGCCCTGGCCGGGCCCTCGGGGGCCGGCAAGACCACCACCAGCCAGGTGGTGCTGGGGCTCCTGCACCCCGACCGCGGGCGCGTCCTGGTAGGCGGGGCCGACGGCGACCTCACCGACCTGGCGGGTATCGAGCCCTCGGCCTGGTGGGAGCAGGTCACCTGGGTGCCCCAGCGCCCCGTCCTGTCCCCCGGCACCGTCCTGGACAACGTCATGGGGCCCGAGGCGGCCGGACGCGCCGGGGGTCAGGCGCCGCCCGAGGTCGTCTCGGCGGCCCGCGCCACCGGGCTGGCCGAGGTCCTGGCCGCCCTGCCCGACGGCTGGCTCACCCGGATCGGCCAGGGCGGGGTCGGCCTGTCGGTGGGCCAGCGCCAGCGCCTGGCCCTGACCCGGGCGCTGGCCTCCACCACCCCCCTGGTGGTCCTGGACGAGCCCACGGCCCACCTCGACGCCGCCAGCGAGGCCCACGTCCTGGAGGCCGTGCGGGCCCTCATGGGGGCCGGCAGGACCGTCCTGGTCATTGCCCACCGCCCCGCCCTGCTGGCCCTGGCCCAGGACGTCATTACGGTACGCAGCGAGCCCGACTCGGCCCTGGCAGGCGTCCAGGACGCCCCGGCGGCCGGGGGCAGGCCGGCGGCCGGGGCGCCTGACGCCCCCACGGCGCCGGGGGCGGGGCCGAAGCCCCCCGGCGGCCGGACGCCGACGGGACCTGCCACGACGACATCGGCCCACGCCGCCGCGGAGGGAGCCCGATGA
- the cydC gene encoding thiol reductant ABC exporter subunit CydC: MSLVLTPAERRALRRATTLLDLDRGRLACSVLAGSLSLASAVGLSAVAAWLIARASQMPDVAALGVAPVAVRLFGVSRPVLRYCERLASHDTALRGMTALRTRLYTALAASRADVVAGLRRGDVLERVGRDVDAVGDLVVRAWLPMWVAGVVGAATSLGVTLVHPPAGAVLAACLLLAGVVGPAATVRAARAAELARAEHATELSATVMTVLEGGGELAVNGRLAQVMDGLADLEGRLARARDRAARPAALAAAVDTLAMGLAVLGCLAVGVPAVASGTLDPVMLAVTVLVPLAAFEATSALGLASAQLVASAGAAVRIVSLVESAEASTAALPAPRPLHPAPDGGPVLVARDLAVGWPGGPVVARGIDLELRPGRRLAVVGPSGVGKTTLLLTLAGLLEPRAGTLTLNGVAPWGAARQEVAAQVTLTAEDAHVFDTTVLENLRVARGDVTASQATTLLERAGLGPWLACLPRGLDTPVSSDAATLAGGERRRLLLARALACPAPLMLLDEPGEHLDADTADRLVADLLRAGAPTSGDGGATSGDGGAAGDGRGTLLVTHRLSALGHAEEVLVLGRTGSGPATIVRRGSHADLMSADDDYRWTVSQEQSDD; encoded by the coding sequence ATGAGCCTGGTCCTGACCCCCGCCGAGCGCCGGGCGCTGCGCCGGGCCACCACCCTGCTGGACCTGGACCGTGGCCGCCTGGCCTGCTCGGTGCTGGCCGGCAGCCTGTCCCTGGCCAGTGCCGTGGGCCTGTCCGCCGTGGCCGCCTGGCTCATTGCCCGGGCCTCGCAGATGCCCGACGTGGCCGCCCTGGGCGTGGCCCCCGTGGCGGTGCGCCTCTTCGGCGTCAGCCGGCCGGTGCTGCGCTACTGCGAGCGCCTGGCCTCCCACGACACCGCCCTGCGCGGCATGACCGCCCTGCGCACCCGCCTGTACACGGCCCTGGCCGCCTCGCGCGCCGACGTGGTCGCCGGGCTGCGGCGCGGCGACGTGCTGGAGCGGGTCGGCCGCGACGTGGACGCCGTGGGCGACCTGGTGGTGCGCGCCTGGCTGCCCATGTGGGTGGCGGGCGTGGTGGGGGCGGCCACGAGCCTGGGGGTGACGCTGGTCCACCCTCCCGCCGGGGCCGTCCTGGCCGCCTGCCTCCTGCTGGCCGGGGTCGTGGGGCCGGCCGCCACCGTCCGGGCGGCCCGGGCCGCCGAGCTGGCCCGGGCCGAGCACGCCACCGAGCTGTCCGCCACCGTCATGACCGTCCTGGAAGGTGGCGGCGAGCTGGCGGTCAACGGCCGCCTGGCACAGGTCATGGACGGCCTGGCGGACCTGGAGGGCCGTCTGGCGCGCGCCCGTGACCGCGCCGCCCGCCCCGCCGCCCTGGCCGCCGCGGTGGACACCCTGGCCATGGGCCTGGCGGTCCTGGGCTGCCTGGCCGTGGGGGTGCCCGCGGTGGCCTCCGGGACGCTGGACCCGGTTATGCTGGCCGTCACCGTGCTGGTCCCCCTGGCCGCCTTCGAGGCCACCAGCGCCCTGGGGCTGGCCAGCGCCCAGCTGGTGGCCTCCGCCGGGGCCGCCGTACGCATTGTCTCCCTGGTGGAGTCGGCTGAGGCCTCCACGGCGGCCCTGCCCGCCCCTCGGCCCCTGCACCCGGCTCCTGACGGCGGCCCGGTCCTGGTCGCCCGCGACCTGGCGGTGGGCTGGCCCGGGGGGCCGGTGGTGGCCCGGGGCATCGACCTGGAGCTGCGTCCGGGCAGGCGCCTGGCCGTGGTGGGCCCCTCCGGGGTCGGCAAGACCACCCTGCTGCTGACCCTCGCCGGGCTCCTGGAGCCCCGGGCGGGCACGCTCACCCTCAACGGCGTCGCCCCCTGGGGCGCGGCGCGCCAGGAGGTGGCCGCACAGGTCACCCTCACCGCCGAGGACGCGCACGTCTTTGACACCACCGTCCTGGAGAACCTGCGGGTGGCCCGCGGTGACGTGACCGCCTCCCAGGCCACCACCCTCCTGGAGCGCGCGGGCCTGGGGCCCTGGCTGGCCTGCCTGCCCCGGGGCCTGGACACCCCGGTCAGCTCCGACGCCGCCACCCTGGCTGGCGGGGAGAGGCGCCGCCTGCTCCTGGCCCGGGCCCTGGCCTGCCCCGCCCCGCTCATGCTCCTGGACGAGCCCGGCGAGCACCTGGACGCCGACACCGCGGACCGCCTGGTCGCGGACCTCCTGCGCGCCGGGGCGCCCACCTCCGGGGACGGCGGGGCCACCTCCGGGGACGGCGGGGCAGCGGGGGACGGGCGGGGGACCCTCCTGGTCACCCACCGCCTGAGCGCCCTGGGCCACGCCGAGGAGGTCCTGGTCCTGGGCCGAACCGGGTCGGGGCCCGCCACGATCGTGCGCCGGGGCAGCCACGCCGACCTCATGTCCGCTGACGACGACTACCGTTGGACCGTGTCCCAGGAGCAGAGCGATGACTGA